From a region of the Vanrija pseudolonga chromosome 2, complete sequence genome:
- the MAL63_0 gene encoding Maltose fermentation regulatory protein MAL63: protein MVVSKACDACRVRRTKCDGHQPCLKCKTSDIGCTFELSRKKRGPRGKTVTMLQEVFGSGAATTSSSATTQVCEAGPSELPTANAEISPISMIASDWLPTLDLGDNSLQLVTHASPLSLAPLALPPALLNPSPDHPFGQAFHSRAHIIELMEARVSSLLHSYFTHLHTVWPVVDGVGVLKRFGHKEHLYSESFAAMVLSMCSLALFLPFEAAKPGSSRQADTLVREALALHSSNPELGIRPNLDCISTSLIMSSALRLTHGFNAWYLRRREAYALVELLNLSNPRVYDTFTEAEKSTAVRLFWHLATGDRSNALILPKLEGDLPNFRPLIAIRGKVTHLSSIMSAEWATSAAVAQIEPTTRVFEILDEDLVACISGTCGGEGSEPCTFDAEAAMGYHRTLDAVTSGHLSPVQAADFLLTRLWLHAEIWRACTSHSVLQFEPEHRELRIEYPVEVLARTVRVINGLPASAVSGNGPAMGQKLKNIVAAAQAVLALPNPPTAFEGVASHDEAMEFVARVLELAAPLTTQRWIRFE, encoded by the exons ATGGTCGTCTCCAAGGCGTGTGACGCATGTCGCGTCCGCCGAACAAAG TGCGACGGCCACCAGCCATGCCTCAAATGCAAGACGAGCGACATCGGGTGCACGTTCGAGCTGTCGCGCAAGAAGCGGGGGCCGCGGGGCAA GACAGTGACGATGCTGCAGGAGGTGTTCGGgagcggcgcagcgacgacgtcgagtagCGCAACGACACAGGTGTGCGAGGCTGGGCCATCGGAGCTACCGACGGCGAATGCGGAGATCTCGCCCATCTCGATGATAGCGAGCGACTGGCTGCCAACACTAGACCTGGGGGATAACAGCCTGCAACTAGTGACCCACGCATCTcccctctcgctcgcgccgctcgccctcccGCCGGCCCTGCTCAACCCTTCCCCGGACCATCCGTTCGGCCAAGCGTTCCACTCGCGCGCACACATCATCGAGCTGATGGAGGCGCGCGTGtcctccctcctccactCGTACTTCACCCACCTGCACACCGTCTGGCCCGTAGTGGACGGGGTGGGCGTGCTCAAGCGCTTCGGGCACAAGGAGCACCTGTACAGCGAGAGCTTTGCGGCCATGGTACTGTCCATGTGCAGCCTGGCGCTGTTCCTCCCGttcgaggccgccaagcccggctcgtcgcggcAAGCGGACACGCTAGTCCGCGAAGCCCTCGCCCTACACTCGAGCAACCCCGAGCTCGGGATCAGGCCCAACCTAGACTGTATCTCCACTTCGCTGATCATGTCATCTGCCCTCCGGCTCACGCACGGCTTTAACGCATGGTACCTCCGCCGCCGGGAGGCGtacgcgctcgtcgagctgctcaacctcAGCAACCCGCGGGTGTACGACACGTTCACGGAGGCGGAGAAGTCGACGGCCGTCCGGCTGTTCTGGCACCTGGCCACAGGTGATCG ATCAAACGCGCTCATTCTCCCCAAGCTGGAGGGCGACCTTCCCAACTTCCGCCCGCTCATCGCCATCCGCGGCAAAGTCACCCACCTCTCCTCTATCATGTCGGCCGAGTGGGCCACTtcagcggcggtggcgcagATCGAGCCGACAACACGCGTGTtcgagatcctcgacgaggacctgGTCGCGTGCATCAGCGGGACatgtggcggcgagggctcGGAGCCTTGTACCTTCGACGCCGAAGCAGCGATGGGATACCACCGCACGCTGGACGCCGTGACCTCTGGCCATCTGTCCCCTGTACAGGCGGCCGACTTCCTCCTCACACGGCTATGGCTGCACGCTGAGATCTGGCGTGCGTGCACGTCCCACTCGGTGCTCCAGTTTGAACCAGAGCACCGCGAACTCCGGATAGAGTATcccgtcgaggtgctcgcgcggACAGTGAGGGTCATCAATGGGCTGCCGGCCAGCGCGGTGTCAGGCAACGGGCCAGCGATG GGACAAAAGCTCAAGAacatcgtcgccgcggcccagGCTGTGCTCGCACTGCCCAACCCTCCTACGGCGTTTGAGGGTGTCGCCTCCCACGACGAGGCCATGGAGTTCGTTGCGcgtgtcctcgagctggctGCGCCATTGACGACACAACGGTGGATCCGTTTCGAGTGA
- the NGR_a03890_0 gene encoding putative protein y4eD has translation MPAPTRLSVHSILDLFRSPQPELLVSAHRGLRWDGVPENSADAVLNAARFGLLCIEVDLRLTSDGVPILFHDRLAGRATNIAEYLGRHDVYSPYSGDGYAPAINTLPWSVVRQLNLKNEHGEITDAHILDFASFLDLIKAHGVDLIVFLDVKSKEAMPIAYEVMKSRTNARGVPASDWCVWKPAVEFYPNPANLEAEPWFQHALATGKPQYIPVFEPSSARVMDVLAAAKAYATRPYTLALEVGLRSPTGPLRNLVDWAHGAGIAMGWFGTLGDIHPADGREEVYDLAGFDLAAAQKPGAPPTCFDEGIPPTSYDTLLAPGDAPDGKDWRYDLDLFKALGYTWIIAPPTSSRHSLHSRRPWTRCGATPG, from the exons ATGCCAGCCCCGACGCGCCTCTCCGTCCATTCCATCCTCGACCTCTTCCGCTCCCCACAGCCAGAGCTACTGGTCTCCGCGCACCGCGGCCTGCGGTGGGACGGCGTGCCGGAGAAC agcgccgacgccgtgctcaaCGCCGCGCGGTTCGGACTGCTGTgtatcgaggtcgacctgcGCCTCACGTCCGACGGCGTGCCGA tcCTCTTTCATGATCGCCTGGCGGGGCGCGCGACCAACATCGCAGAGTACTTGGGCCGCCATG ACGTTTATAGTCCGTACTCCGGCGACGGGTACGCACCGGCGATCAACACCCTCCCGTGGAGCGTTGTGCGGCAGCTCAACCTCAAgaacgagcacggcgagaTCAC CGACGCCCACATCCTCGACTTTGCCTCCTTCCTCGACCTGATCAAGGCGCACGGCGTGGACCTGATCGTCTTCCTTGACGT GAAATCCAAAGAGGCCATGCCGATCGCTTACGAGGTCATGAAGAGCCGTACCAACGCCCGCGGCGTCCCAGCGTCCG ACTGGTGCGTCTGGAAGCCCGCGGTCGAGTTCTACCCCAACCCTGCGAACCTCGAGGCGGAGCCGTGGTTCCAGCATGCCCTGGCCACCGGCAAGCCGCAGTACATCCCCGTCTTTGAGCCGTCCTCCGCGCGGGTGATGGACG TGCTTGCTGCCGCCAAGGCGTACGCTACACGCCCGTACACCCTCGCCCTGGAGGTCGGCCTGCGCTCGCCCACCGGCCCGCTGCGTAACCTCGTTGACTGGGCCCACGGGGCCGGCATCGCGATGGGATGGTTCGGCACGTTGGGCGATATCCACCCTGCTGATGGGCGCGAGGAAGT GTATGACCTCGCGGGCttcgacctcgcggcggcgcagaagCCCGGTGCCCCGCCCACTTGCTTCGACGAGGG TATCCCGCCCACGTCGTACgacaccctcctcgcgcctGGCGACGCCCCGGACGGTAAGGACTGGCGGTATGATCTCG ACCTGTTCAAGGCCCTCGGATACACCTGGATCATTG CTCCGCCGACCTCTTCGCGGCACAGCCTGCATTCCAGGCGCCCGTGGACGCGGTGTGGCGCGACGCCCGGGTGA